The following are encoded together in the Corynebacterium jeikeium genome:
- the rpmH gene encoding 50S ribosomal protein L34: MAKGKRTFQPNNRRRARVHGFRTRMRTRAGRAIVSARRNKGRKSLTA, from the coding sequence GTGGCCAAGGGCAAGCGTACTTTCCAGCCCAACAACCGTCGTCGTGCACGCGTGCACGGTTTCCGTACCCGCATGCGTACCCGCGCCGGCCGTGCCATCGTTTCCGCACGCCGCAACAAGGGCCGCAAGTCCCTGACCGCCTAA
- the yidD gene encoding membrane protein insertion efficiency factor YidD translates to MARRLILGYQSYLSPLKMGPTCRFEPTCSNYALIAIGRHGLIKGSVLALGRLARCGPWHPGGWDPVPPRRPLCSWGGRRR, encoded by the coding sequence ATGGCTCGCCGATTGATCCTTGGTTACCAAAGTTATCTATCACCCCTTAAAATGGGGCCAACATGCCGTTTTGAACCTACGTGCAGCAATTACGCCTTAATTGCAATCGGCCGTCATGGCCTGATTAAGGGGTCGGTTCTCGCGTTGGGTCGTTTGGCCCGCTGTGGGCCATGGCATCCGGGAGGTTGGGATCCTGTCCCACCTCGTCGTCCCCTGTGTTCGTGGGGCGGGCGGCGC
- the rnpA gene encoding ribonuclease P protein component codes for MLAPQYRLRSTALFGQTIRNGRKKGSRTVVVHVLAGGSRAEELPLPLQEGATAGPRMGLVVSKAVGNAVTRHNTSRKLRHAFRAVMEEDSLDFPVGTTVVIRALPKSATASFEELVGDVRSCIRRALPR; via the coding sequence GTGCTAGCTCCCCAATACCGGCTCCGGTCAACTGCCTTGTTTGGGCAGACGATACGGAATGGTCGGAAGAAGGGTAGTCGCACTGTGGTGGTTCACGTTTTGGCAGGGGGCTCTCGAGCCGAGGAGTTACCATTGCCGTTGCAAGAGGGGGCGACCGCCGGGCCACGCATGGGGCTCGTGGTTTCAAAGGCGGTCGGCAACGCCGTGACCAGGCACAATACTTCGCGGAAGCTTCGGCACGCTTTTCGTGCGGTGATGGAGGAAGACAGCCTGGACTTCCCCGTGGGCACAACGGTAGTCATCCGGGCGTTGCCGAAGAGCGCTACCGCGAGCTTTGAGGAGTTGGTCGGCGATGTGCGTAGCTGCATCCGACGAGCCCTCCCCCGCTAA